A genomic region of Phragmites australis chromosome 2, lpPhrAust1.1, whole genome shotgun sequence contains the following coding sequences:
- the LOC133909365 gene encoding RHOMBOID-like protein 13 has translation MGKPLVYEILEKPASSSVIGICSLIWFFIQKRSIGYADVGLSYETVVEGGQYWRIITSAFSHISVVHLVFNMSALWSLGVVEQLGHIGLGVEYYLHYTLVLVVLSGLLVLGFYHMMIQRFKVEYFRRATAVGYSCVVFGWMTILAAKQPSSKLNIFGVLSLPISFAPFESLIFTSIMVPQASFIGHFSGIIVGYSIAWGLIHGMNNYWAITMLGWIALVFVLSLKRTGSMELSFIEIEPVTDPSLPSVGLVTSRNGRTLQMDVLPGGRVADIV, from the coding sequence ATGGGCAAGCCGCTTGTCTATGAGATACTGGAGAAGCCGGCCAGTAGCAGCGTCATAGGCATCTGCTCCCTGATCTGGTTCTTCATCCAGAAGAGGAGCATTGGATACGCGGATGTCGGGCTGAGCTACGAAACCGTCGTGGAAGGCGGGCAGTACTGGCGGAtcatcacctcagccttttcGCACATCAGCGTGGTGCATTTGGTGTTCAACATGAGCGCGCTGTGGAGCCTCGGCGTCGTCGAGCAGCTGGGGCACATCGGGCTCGGTGTCGAGTACTACCTGCATTACACGCTCGTGCTCGTGGTGCTGTCTGGATTGCTGGTTCTTGGATTCTACCACATGATGATTCAGAGGTTCAAGGTGGAGTACTTCAGGAGGGCGACCGCCGTTGGCTACTCGTGCGTCGTGTTTGGGTGGATGACAATTCTGGCTGCCAAGCAACCATCGTCGAAGCTGAACATTTTCGGGGTTCTTTCGCTGCCGATCAGCTTCGCGCCATTCGAGTCCCTGATATTCACATCCATCATGGTCCCGCAGGCTAGTTTCATCGGCCATTTCTCGGGGATCATTGTTGGGTACTCAATTGCCTGGGGTCTGATTCATGGGATGAATAACTACTGGGCAATCACTATGCTCGGGTGGATTGCCCTTGTATTTGTCTTGAGCTTGAAGCGTACAGGGTCTATGGAATTGAGTTTTATTGAGATCGAGCCAGTCACGGATCCCTCGCTACCTTCTGTTGGTCTGGTAACCTCCAGAAATGGTAGAACCCTGCAGATGGATGTGTTGCCTGGAGGAAGAGTAGCAGACATTGTATAA